AAGATAGAGTAAACTAGATAGAGGCAAAAGGATTGTGAAATTCGGTATCATAAGGAGGTGGGGGAGAAACAACTTAGAGTGTTTTGGGTTTACTTGGAGAAGGAGATAAAGGGATGAATGAGACATAGCGAAGAGATTTCTTGATTGTTATATGCTAGAAGGAAATTACAGAAGACCCTAAAAATGAGTCATTCCTGAGGTGCTCTTCCGGTCAACTAAGTACCCAGCATAGTCAGCATCAGCATAGTCATGGGGAACTGATTGTAGCTCCAAATATGATATCATCTATATAAACTTGCACAATCATAAGTTTCTTCCCCTGATCTTCAAAAAAAGGGTGTTGTTAATCTTGTCTTTTTTGAAACAATTTTCCAACATAAATTTAGAGAGTTTTTGATACCAAGCCCTGGGTGTTTGCTTCAATTCATATAGTGTCTTGTCAagcttaaacacatgatttagaAAGTCAACATCTTCTAATTTAGGAGGATGCTTTACATATACTTTTTCCTTGAGAATTCCATTGAGGAAAGCactttttatatctatttaaaaCAGTTTGAACTATATGTAAAAAGCAAAATCTATGAGGATTCGAATAGCTTTCATTCTTATAATTGGTGCAAATATTTCATCataatttatccttttttcttGATTATATCCCTTCATAACCAACCTTTCCTTGTTCTTGATTGTGTTGCCATATTCATATGCCTTGTTCTTGTATTTCTACCTAGTGCTTATAACAATTCTGGCAACAGGGGGATCAGGTGTCATACTTGGCTTCTCTCAAACTGATGCAACTTTCTTGCATGGCATTTATCCAATCATCATCTTTTAGAGCTTTCTTCACATTCTTTGGCTCAATTTAAGACAAAAATGCTGAAAAACATACAAGTTTCTAGCTTGATTCCTAGTTTGCATTCCAGAATCCAAGGAGACAGAGTATTATCAAGAGGATATGAGAATTGATGCTTCTAGTTAGATTTTTTTTGAGTAGGCTAAGATGAGATGGGACTAGTTCCCATAAATATTTTACCCTGAGGGGACTAGTATTCTACTGAGCTTGAATGAGGATTCAAATCTTCATAACGAGATTGGGGTGAACTAGGTTTGTGATTATAAAGTGAGTTATCCTCATCTTCATAGGTTGAACCTGGTCCCTTAGAGTCTATAGTATCCTTTGTTCTTTCATCTATCTTATCACCATCACCGTTTGAGTTTTATGAAGATTGAGAAGTTCTTCAAGATCTGTAGCATAATAAGTATGACCTTGACGAACTTCCCACTTGATCAAACACCACATGCACACTTTCCTCTAGTTCAAGTTCATCAATGCTTTTATTTAACAGATCTTATATTTTGTGAGGTCACAAGCAAAATCTATCAAGACAGCTGCAAGATTTAACTCCTTAAGATAGTAATCTTTAAGATTTTCTTTAATGTCCATAATAGTTACCTTATTATCATCTTAATCATCAGATTTGTCCATCAAAGCAAAGAGGGAGTCATAGATCTAATCATCGTCTTCAATCACTATTATTAAAGCATCCTTCTATTTCCCAAACTTACTGGAAAAGTCTCTCAATGCTGCAAGAGTTTGATTCATAATTTTGTTAGATGTAGCTCTTCTGCTGAATTTCTTAAGGACCCGGTCCTTATCTTCTTTTTGTCACCAGTTGTCTTGATATACTCCTTATACTCCATTTTGTGAAGAGGACAATATTTTATAAAGTGACCTGTTTTTCCACACTTGTGGCATAATTCGTTATTCCTATTATGCCTCCTTGAATCTCCTCTTCTAGTTATTCCACTATTCTTCCTCAAAATATTGAGGAATCTTTTAGTGATGTATGTTGTCTCTTCATCCTCTTCACTGGATTCTCCTTTATAGATTTCCGCAACAAATTCTTTTCCTTCTTCTGTTCACTTTTTGCTTTGTCTTTTTGTTTATTGAGTTCATAAGTTTTTAGGTTTCCAATCAGTTCATCCATGGTTAGGGTTTTTAGGTCCCTGACTTCAGTGATAGCATTTACCTTTCTCTCCTATGACTTTGGAAAAATATTGAGAATTTTTGGGGACATGTTTGGTAGGTTTAATCACCTCATCAAGACAATATAGTTCATTAGTGATGGTTGTAAACCTGGTATGCATCTCTTAAATAGTTTTACCTTCCTTCATGTTGAAGGCCTCATATTGAGTGGGCAGCATATCAACTTTGGATTATTTAACCTTACTAGTTCCCTCATGAACCACTTATAGACATTCCCAGATTTCCTTGGGTGTTTCACAAACTGAGATCTTGCTATATTCTTTAGGACCATTTGTACATACAATGAGTTTCTTGGCTTTGAAGTTTTTCTCGATCTTCTTCTTGACAGCATCATCAAACTCCTTCCTTGTTTTAGGAACAATGAGGTGACTTCCCCAACTTTCACAGGCTTAGTAGGAACAAAGATCTATTGATAATAACATCCCATAACTCATAGTCCTCAGCCATGATAAAATCATGTATGCGAGTTTTCCACCACCTATAGTACTgaccattaaatctaggtggccTAGTAGTGAATTcactttcttaaaaaatttgGTGGTGCTGCCATTGAGACAATCTTTCCTAGGTGTTAACCATTTAGGAAGAACCTTCTCTGATATCAACTGAAAGACACGAGTAGCCTACCAACTTAGGGACCCTGTCCCTACTCAATGTATGTAATAATGAACAAGAGTAAATAGAAAATGCAGTGTAAGAGAAAAAATGCACACGCAatatttacgtggaaacctccttgctcaagggagtaaAACCACGACCTACCACGTAGGATTTCCAACCACTTCACTATCTTCAAGCAATGTTGAATACAGACTCCGTAGTTCAAGGATTAACCTACTTGTCCTAAGTAACTTGCAATAGCTCTATTACAAGACTCCAAAGCAATAACTCTATTGCTAAAACTGAAATAGCTAACTGAATCAATCACTGGCTAACTCTAGCCTCAATTGTCAACTAACTCTAGCTGACTCAACACACATGAAGAGAACAAATAATGAAAACACCTATAATCTATGGACTAAAGTAGTAGGTTAAGCGTTTACAAATCACTAAACAAAAACTCAAATACAACACGAGCCTAAGACAAAAGTTATGACTAAGCAGGTCCCTGTTACAAGTGAGGCTTTGGTTGAAAGATTTGCTTCAAGAGAGATTGAGAGTTCTTTGTATAAGGAAACTTAATTTTTCTTGTTCTAACATGTTCAATATATATATGagacaagaaaacctaggatctTTTTATTTGGTTGGAGCAAAAAGTTTGTTGGAGCAGAAAGGTTGTCGCAGCTTTGCCACCAACTTTCTAGCATCCGGTACTATTTGAAGTTGTAATGCTAACTTGGTGCAGTAAGCATAGACCCGATGAACCTAGTCCCTGAGTAGTTGCCCCTTTATCATCAGAAGGGTTGTGCATGGCTCTACGGGACCTGGGTCGCAAGGTTGgtctgtcaatcatcaaaactaaggacttaacataATACCAAAATAGTGATGGTAACTTTTTATGCGCAATTTGCTGGCGGAAGTTCATAAATTTTATTCAATCATAGAACGCAACGTTGTAAAATTTGCTTCAAACTTTGTTAGAATCGTTACTGCCTGCATTTGTTTTGCTAGTTTTTTGGGGCTAAGAGCTGAGTTGATGTGAAGAGAGCAGGAGAATCTGCAAgattttttcatcatcaaaaacaaaGAAGGTCGAGGATAGCCTGCAGAGGCTACAATGCACCTTAATTGAAGGGAACACGCTTTTTGAGTTGCTTAGTGTATAGCCCATAAGAAATTACACAAGGTATTTCACTCGCTTTTCAGATAAAAGAGAATGCCCTGAATTGTTGCTTTCAACCATGACCACAAGAATCAGACTAGAAATTGCTATTTTATCCGATGCAGTTAGCTCTATTCCCTGACCGCACTTGTTACACAATTGTATGGGCCCTGTTAAAGGTAAAGCATGCTACAACTTTATATATTATAGATCATTTACTCCATTGTTGTTGAGTGTACAACTAATAATGAGTGTAAACATGTGTTCTTAACTGTTGAATTAAGGCCTGCAGGGGAGGATCGATTGCCAAACGTCTCCTAGAAATCAGAATCTAATGACAATAAGTACATGGAATGTATTTTTGATCTGGATATATGTCCCAGAAAATGCATCTGCAAGAATGTTAGAGGTCCCTTCTTATATTTGTTGCTCATCTTCAAGAAAATACTTCAGAGCCTACTAATATGAGCAAACAATGATGGACTTGGTAAACATGGTGCTCGTTTAAATTTACGCACAACAAATACTTGGATACTAAATACACTATATTGTGTCTTACAGAGTAATGTTATCTCATCAAATTATTCCTTTCACCACCATTCAGTTAAGTTATATCAATATTTGTGGGATCAAAaggaatttagtttagtttccATCCCTGTCCCTCAGTTGAAGattaaataatttaagaaaaacataACATCTATTCATCGTTTTTTCCTCGCTAATGTAAGATCATGAAGATGGATAATATGTGTTCTGTGGTAATCCACATATTAGTTGCCAAATACTACCAAGGCTGTGAAAGAAACAATAGTTTATAAAGCAGCAAACTTCTGAAAATTCGCCAACTTCAGAACGTTGCTATGATACAGCAGTGGAGCTAAAACAAAACAATACAGTAGAGTGGTTTAAAATCAGAGAGATGGAAATGGTGGTTATTCACAATTGTTGCTGCTATGGCATACATTAATTGAATCATCAATAATCCCACTCAAGGGATTACAAGAATTACAGTTCCATCATTTATAATTGGCATGTTGCACCAGCATGGGCTACCCAACCTACTGAAAGAAGACTAGTTACAATTTTTACTTTAGGGAATGTAATAGATGGGATTTGGAAGCTTGAATGAGCGATTAGACATGGAGGAACCTAGCAGATCACTCCATTGATCTCCTGAGTTGCCCACTATTCGGAACCCCTCTTCTACCATCTCATTTCGTCTCTCTGATTTATAGGTTGTTGCTGTCTTGCCATGATCGTCTGAGCCTCTGCATAGAATCATTAATCAAAATTTCAATCCAGTTACATAGAAAGGCATGATACAGTAGGAACATTTGTACTGATCTGTGTCCTGACTATAGAAAAACAAGAGGTGTTCAAATACTAAGTGCAACCGTGGAAATTTATGGAGTCCACAAACATTTCCCTCCTCCAAGTTTCATGCCATATTCAATAAATAAGCATCAATACTAATGTTTTATCCCACATATTCAACCTCCATTCTGCACAAAACTAGTAATCAATCATAATCTGGGATCAGACCATCATGTCATGGATAAGTGAAATAAGTAAAAATCTGCATAagcaaataaaaaaggaattttaCAAGAACAATCTGCAGTACAGTAAAAAAGTTTAATTCAACATGACAATGCATCAACCAAATCTATTTGCCAGTGTTCACCAATGTGAAATCACATTGTGATTGGGGAAACATCTGATATAATTTGTGATTGGGGAAACAAGAatatttcataagttatcaattctTGGAGACAACTGAATGAAGGATGATTTTGCAGCAAATATATGCACATACAAGTAAGCAAGCAGCATACTCAGAAGCACCTAGATTAGAGGTAGTCAGACACGCAGTTGTAGAGAGTTAGGTTCCTATATACATGTTCAAAGCATTAACCTTCAGAGATTAACATTTCATTGATGAAGAATCTTGGAAATGGGAGCAAGTTCAACTTTTGTATAAAGTTCAAGagtatacacacaaaaaaaaattcagcgACCAACCAAACATGTGAAACAAGAAGCAAGGCTTTTACTGCTTTCATTTAATGGACTTGTGTGATCCTTCCGAGAAAAGTAATAATGTGCCTTCATACATATCAAGTCTTAGTAAGATAAAAACGGAAACTAAATACGGGATTAGCAATGGCATGATTCGCAAAAACTGTTATGGAATGTTTCAAAGCATCTTCATAGGACACAGAACAAACATTAGACAAATTTCATTCTGAATGTTTACTGTTTCCTGTAAGTTTTCCATTTTTATCACCAGGAATGAAATCAACAAACTTTGTTCATAAAATCATAGTAATTTACTCACCTCAGAATGAGCTTGTCCCAATCGTGAAATCCAGCATTCATTAAATTCTCCACTGTAACATTTCTGTGTCTTTCGCTGCGCCCAGTTAGCAAGAAAACTTTGAATCCCAGACTCAGAACTTCTTGATAAAGCTTCAAACTGGACCCTAAGGCTGGCGCCATTCCCGTCTCAACCCATTTATCGAATTCCATACTATCAAATATCTCCAATCTGCAACATAGAGGTCAACACAAACCACCACTAGCTTAGTATTATACATAGTATGATGCCAAAAAAGGAAATCTCATGAACAGTAATATCTCATACAGTCACTGCACCACATTTTTTGATGGTACATAAAGAAACTTTATTGTTGGTGGAgaagttattttcaaaatactgcctgttgattttaaatttcatttaataAATTAGTCACACTTCTGATCAGGACAAGTGGGTTGGTTCGTTTCGTCCTCCTATCTACGCAATTCTCTGTCTTCGTTCGTGATCATGTTGGGCGAAATTTATGGTGCTTCACTTGTGTCTATGTACTGTCAATTGTGTACATATATGTCTGACCCACTCTCCCGAACCCACTCACGTTTCTGCTTTGATAATACGAAGATTTTTCAGAAGCAGAACCAACTCTAAGTAAAACAGGAAAAATCCCCTTCAAAATGGAAATTAGCAAAAGTGATAGTCAATGTATCTCATTTTACATAATGGATTTTGACTGAATAGGAAAATTTTTCAGTAAGATAGGTTTAAGAATCTATGGGGTGGGAGCTTCAGTCCAGGTGGAAGAATGACATGGTGTCACGTGCACACGCATCTGATCATGAGGGACCGATTAGGAAGTGTTGAACAAACATCCCCGAGGCTCGAATCAAGGAACAAAGTTCAATCCCAAAGAGACTCCGGAATCCACAATGTCGAGACCAGTGCCTCACCAGCATAGCTCGTCTAGCTCCGAAAGGGTAAGATCCAGAGATAGAGACAATAACCGATGATAAAGATAAGATATGTTCATCAACCCCAAAATCACGACAAAGGTTGAGATTTTCGCCAGTCAGTACGCTACAGCAGAGTTAGTGATCAAGTGGAAGACTATGAGAGGGGTGAACCCTATGCAATTAGTTCCCTAGTTTGTTCTCTATAAATAGTCCACTAGTCATCTATGTGGCCCCAAATTTCGATTCATACATTGTATACTCATACTATCTCTTTAAGCAAGAGTTCATTAGCTTCCCAATTCTTAAACTATTCTGGATAAGTTGTACTTAGGCCATTAAGGCCCAATTATCAAGATCCAATACACCGCTGGATCAAAAATTTTTTTATAACCGTGGTATCTGGGCCAACTTTcatgcacctcgactaaatccacgggatacgtgacacctcccaccagcaacaccAAGGTTAGCAATAGATACCAGGTAacctgtccaccaaggctaggatgGATGGGAAGAATCCCCTAGTATTTTTTTGTCTCTGCTGGGATATGAACTTGAGACCTCAGGTTCTCaatccacttcattgaccactaggccacacccttgggcgGCATACACGGCTAGATCAATTTCGTGCTCCTATATTCATCCAGCTTACTTTTGTTGCCATTTCTTTCGTTCTTATTTCATTTACTAGATCATCAATTTAACTCACATGCCCTTAAACCACTAATAAATTCAACTATAACTTTTACGAGTAAACAAAGACGTGTAAGGGTACCAATAAGGAagtaaatataacaaaaaataaaaacgaaATAGTGAAGAATCATACCCATAACCATGATCAGCATAATAGGGAAGATTAGAAAGCAAGGTTTCATCAACATCGAAAACCCACACATCTTTTGCATCAGCTCCCAAATTCACACTATTCGCAAAAGCTACAGCTTCATCAGAAACCCTGTCAATGTCCATGTTATAACCTGGACCCACAATGTATTGCCTGACATAGTGAGCACATTCCTCTGGAACAGTCTTCCATGGGCTTAAATTATTAGCTTCAACAGCAAACCTCCAACTCGTACACTTCAACTGAACCTCATCATCCTTGTAATACTGGGGTTCATTATTTTCGGGATACTCGATAATTAATGGCCTAGGAAAGACATGGGAGTTGAGATTTTCGTTACCAATGGCGACGGTAAACAGCACCAAGAATATGAAAATTCTCAAAATTGTCATTCTGGATATCAAGAAAATTCTTCCAATTTGGTCCAAGAATATGTGAAATACACAGTAAAAAATGATGGGTCCTTTTCTTGATTCCGATACAAAAGAAGTTCAAATTGTTAAGGATAACCCTAGTTTTTATGCAATTTAGGGGGAAACTGGAAGAAATCAGAAAAGATGAAGAGATTATATGGGCCCCAAAACTTGCTAATGAAGTAATGGAGTCAATAGAAGGGGGTTAAAGaatacgtatgtatgtatgtatatatatatatatagttgtacgTACGCGTACAAGACAGGAAATTGTGGTGATGGATTCCCAGCCAATAAGATTGCTTCATTTCCTACGGACGTTAATATAGGTTAGTGCCGTTATATTCacttctttcctcttttttttcttttcggcCTTTTGTAATCCAAGTATCGTGGTTCGTCCGTTTCCTTTCACACGTGTTTTGttgcttaaaaaaaaaaaaaatagaatattgcccgattttgacttttttttttttttttgcccaAGATATCCCACAGCCGGCAACCGTGAGACTAATTCTTCGTTAGCGCATTTTGCATTAGGGAAGATCGAACTCCCGACCTCTTGCTCAAGGGACATAGCGCTGAACCACTATGCCAACTATAACTCTGGTGGTTGCCCGATTTTGACTTAGTATggctttaattaattaatacaaaTGAAATTGGCACAAATTTTTTGATGGCATTTTCATAATTAATGCATTTAGTAA
The Capsicum annuum cultivar UCD-10X-F1 chromosome 6, UCD10Xv1.1, whole genome shotgun sequence DNA segment above includes these coding regions:
- the LOC107873378 gene encoding acid phosphatase 1, whose amino-acid sequence is MTILRIFIFLVLFTVAIGNENLNSHVFPRPLIIEYPENNEPQYYKDDEVQLKCTSWRFAVEANNLSPWKTVPEECAHYVRQYIVGPGYNMDIDRVSDEAVAFANSVNLGADAKDVWVFDVDETLLSNLPYYADHGYGLEIFDSMEFDKWVETGMAPALGSSLKLYQEVLSLGFKVFLLTGRSERHRNVTVENLMNAGFHDWDKLILRGSDDHGKTATTYKSERRNEMVEEGFRIVGNSGDQWSDLLGSSMSNRSFKLPNPIYYIP